The following is a genomic window from Theobroma cacao cultivar B97-61/B2 chromosome 10, Criollo_cocoa_genome_V2, whole genome shotgun sequence.
ACTTTGAAAAGAGAATTATAAAAGACAAGTTTGTTTAACTATTAAAAGAACACAAATTATGGAATCCATGCAAAAATTTCATCACTTCCCCTTTTAGATTGTTCTATTGATTTTAGAAATGGAGATTAAAATTGACTGATCCTGATGCTTTTTTATGTTTGCTTAGTCAACAAAGATTTTTATTAATGCCAACATGTTTTACAAGCTTTGATATCCCAATTAAGAGGGAATATTGTTACAAGAACCGTCCTAAACATTCATTGATAGTTTGACCAACATTATTGGTAAGaaacaacataaaaaaatatcccATTTATcataaagtataaaataactCAGTTCTATCAACACCAAGCTTGGCTAACGAATCTACCAAGAAATTTGTTTCCTCAATTTCCAAGCCCAGACCCATGGCTGAGCTCTATAAATCAAAGGCTGAATTTTCTGAAAGATTAACAATAATTGTAACTCGTTCCAGACTCAATATATCAACTGACACACAATGCATTCCTAGTACTAATAGGGTTGGTAATAACAGCAATCTACCGAGCCATTTGTAACACGCCGGATGGTGTTCGACAAGCTGAAGCAGGTTCGAGCGAGGTTTCAAGTGGAGCAGGTAGATCAATCATGGATcaaatagttttcttttgttttatattcCAAACACTAAAGCATTTCTCATCATGCTTCTCCTTACGGTTCTGTTTCTAATATATGGTCCTTTCAGCGAAGTGGTTCTCTTACCATCGCAGCCATTAGTCATTTGGTATGTCATGTCGACATTGGTCATAACCCTAACTGCAAAGTTTACTTATTTCATTTGGCTTACTTTGGTGCTTGCTGTTGCATCTGGGTGTTGGTTATTCAGCGCTCATCTATATTGGCTAATGAAAATAAGGAAGGTTAATAGGAGTTCAGAAGAACTCAACGTCTCAGTGTTATTTTGAAAGGGACCGAAACATACACATCCTCTAGCATTGGCCTTTGCATAAATAGACGTTTTCAGCATAAAATGTTGAGATGAATTCGACAACTgtgattgaattttttgtggTTTCTAGAGAATTGTTCATCTTTGCATCCCCTGTTGCCATCCATGGCATCTTTTTGCTAATTATTTCCATTTTCatcaagaaataaaaatgttaaCTTCAAATGCTTATTCACAATTGGGTTCACATCTGGCTTAGGGTTGGACTAATAGGCTAGcccaaactttttttttttttccattgaaTGGTCCGTATCTAATTTAAATCAATACGTTTAGAAGATTTTTTAAGATATTTGTTAAACACAAATACAGGATCATCTGTTAATCGCATAAGTTAACATTAAAAATACATCACTTACTATTATTACTGTATAATTGTATAATAATAACTTTATAAAGTTTATATCTAAGTAATAGattttttcatgatttttctttataattaaaatatttaatattatagaaaaattctcattaaTGCATAAAGACAAGCACGTCtatgataaaaattttcacttttctaCTTTGTCCTTTGCTCAATTGATCCCTTGAAGATGAGAGGGAAGAATGTAAGGAGAAGAAAATTTATCTTAATCCTTGTCAATTGATTTTTCTACCATACTTTTATTGTTAAGTAAATTTGGATAAGTTGAGTTCCAATGATTGAATATGATGTAGCCACAAGTGCTATCCAGCTCTcaatagatattttaaaacCAGAATAAAGGAGAGACAGCAAGAGCTCCTTTCAGTGACTAGTACGTCGTCTCCACGACCACGATATCTTCTGTTACCTTTTCTGTTTTGCCACCTTTCCTAATTGACTTTAATTGACTGACACAACAGTGTCCTGTGCACCCTCTCTTTACACTTTTAGTCAATTGCTGTAAGTGGCCTTACGATTACCTATCAATTTATCATTAGTCTAAGCCTTCTCGTCTTACTATGTTTACTGGATGGAGGGGAACTgctcaacttttttttttttgattaagTGAAACCAATCCGAATGTCTTCAATGCTCTCTTAGTTATATGTGTCTTAATATCTTCTTCTATTTTGAGCACGTCATTGTAATTTGGCTCTCCTGATATGGATGAAAGTTTGAAGAGAGCTGCACAAGAAGGAAATATTGTTGAATTATATGCATCAATCCAAAGAGATGGAAATGGTTTGAGGCACATCGATTAGATTGAGTTCGTTGACACTCCATTACACATAGCTGCAGCTCAAGGGTGTATTGATTTTGCAATGGAGATAATGATATTAAAGCGGTCATTCGCTAGGAAGCTAAACCAAGAAGGCTTAAGTCCTATTCACCTTGCAGTGGAAAAGGGGCATAAAGAACTGGCGCTACATCTCTTGCAAAACGATAAAAATCTTGTTCGTGTCAAAAGGAAGCAGGGTGAGACTCCTTTGCACTATGCACTAACTAGAGAACAAAATATTGATCTCTTGGCATGCGACCAATCAAATTGCAAGGCTGATAAGCATGCGACCAATCAAATTGGTTCAACGGCACTGGCTGTTGCAAACGAACCTAATTACATAGAGAGCATCAATATTTTGCATGGTTGGGGAAGTGCAAGAGTTTTAAACTTTCAATATAAAATTCAGAAACAAATGGTTAAGCATGTGACAAAGGCATCAGAAGTAATTTTTCAAGGTATGGACAGTATATCAAGTGAGGATAGTAATTTTAGGATTGCTTCTATCAGCTACCTACCAAGCCAGTATTAGCCCGCCTGGTAGTGTTTGGCAAGGTGATAGCTCCTCAAAATCCAATTCCACTCCGGGAAAAGCGGCCATGAATCAAGgtgattttcttcttttctatatTCCAGCCTCTACTGTCTTCATTGTAGCGTTTTTCCTAACATTAGGCCTCCTTAAACCTTTTCCTCGTGGTTTCAGGACTGCTCTTCAAGTATTACTTGCATTTCTTGCTACATCCTTCAATGAATCAATACTTATCATAGCGCCAAGTTCTGCAGCAACTATAGTTATCACTTTGTTTACAGTgttggtttttattttgatgatggtCATGTGTATTGCTTACCAGGTATCAAAAATTAGCGTTTTAATTCTAGGATGCTGGTTCGTGATTGGTTATGGTCCATTGCAGATAGGAACCTTTTTAATTATAGGGTGCTGGTTATTCCTCGGTCTATATGATTCATTCTGGATAGGATCCATTTTAGTTTTAGTATGCATTTCAGTAATATATGAGTTTTCTTACATCTGGATTGTAGTTGTTATAGTTCTGTATCCTTGTTTTTACTTGGTCTATTTCTATTCTGGATGGAAGCAGTACAATGAGAATGTTCGTCAACATACCACCCTTAAAAATTTCTGGACGCCTAACGTTGAATGAAACTCTAAAGATGGCTACCACTGCATCTAGATATTTCCTGTTGCCAGTTCTTGTATCTTTATTTGTTGTATCATAATGTACCACCAATAAATTCAATTCCTCCTGTACAAAACCATCTCCACTTTTCAGCTTATCTGTATTGTACTTTATTTCGCTTATAATTTGGGCTGATATGTTATTAATACTCCtttctatttaaattaaactttACATTTGACTAatcacaaatttttttaaaaaaaaattatgattttagtatttattgtaaattattttatatatagtatTAGTAAAGcatattgtttttaatttcaaaacagtAAATATATGTTAACCCTCTTGTACTTTTTCTGTGTTCTGGACTATATATAACACATTAACCCTCTGGACCACTCTTGGTCTAACAGCATTTCTCCTCTAAGGTGGTTCTATTGCTTTCCTATTGGTCCAAATGGACTACATCTCTGTCCCTCGTCTTTATTATGTTGCTGTTATTGCCGTTTCCTAGATTTGTTTAAGGGGAGACTGAGAGCATAAATGAAGCATGCATTTGCTTCATATGCAGAGGCAGAGCTAAAGTGGAAGGAAATTTACAttgaaatattctatttttcgGTTGCTGCACTGTGCTTTACTGTAATCATGCtgcaaaattgattaaattcgTAGATAAAAAGTATTTAGGAACCCAACACTTTTTAAGTCTAATGTTCAATGTAGATCCAATCCTCAttttgatatcactttttagCATGGTATTGttccttatcattttattaaaagaaagTTGGTACTGGATAttgatattttgttatttcaaTTTGCAGCTACCATGCAACAAAAATTACACACGGGTAATTGTTTACGTAATCAAATTATTGTCATGAGCAAAAAACTATAACATTGACAAACagagtctttttcttttgtaaattttgttTATCATGAGACAATTGAAGTACAATGGtcacttataaaaaaaattgatttttttttccacttGTTAAATGGGTTAATTGGCTAACCTGACCATTTCATGATGTAGATAGCTAGCAGATGACAAGTAATTTTAGGATCATAGGaataatatgattttttttttaatttatttggatGACAAGTAAGTATAAGTTTGGGAATTTACTTTTCTTATATTTCAAAGAAGTTTAGGGTCGAAtacatttttgtttaaatttacttTACTTGCACTTTAAATTTAAGTTAAGTAAGATTAGggtattataaaaaaaaacccttagatttagttattagggaattaatatatttttttgaataattgaatagcattatattttttgttaaaatttgagTGTAAATTTTTGCgtttaaaacttaatttggTTATCAACCTTAAAGGCTTTGTCGAGTgttagtttttgttttcattctAACTCATTctatcatttcaaaatttgaaaattgaacCAAAATTAAAGTGGCGTTTCCACAAACATAACAAAAGCATTTTTTAAAGTTCACCTAATTTTAGGGATTGGttattcaattttgaaatatattgaAGATTGAGAGCACTAGTCATTCAAACTTGTACAACGTGTTTGGTTGAGGGGAATGGCATAGTCATTCACCTAATATTCCTAATACCAGTCAAATCAATCATTTGTTTCGTGATGGCCATTCCTTGAGAGGTTGGAATAGGTATTGTCAAGGCCCTCTACGATAATGTCTATTCCAATCCAATGagcacaaaaaaataaaataaaaaaaaccaatgCATAGAATCTTAACTCTTCaaaagatattaaaaaaactacaacaaataaaattttaaaataaattaattttttgaaacgACTTCAAATAGTAAAGTGATTTTTGCATTATGAATCCAATACATTGCAATCATTGAATctaattcaataattaattaatgaccTCTTTCCCAACCATGATGagtgataaaaaatttcaagagcCATCTCTCCCTTTCTTTGACTTCACGCAATCCTAAAGTGTTGTCGTCACATTGATTTTTTACTCTTATGAGCAGTCcataagttttgaaaattacataGCCACATGTGCTATCCCGCCTTGAATATACATTAAAACCAGATTcaagtagagagagagagttgtCATCATAGTGGTCCAAACTAtcgaaaattttataatatatactaCTGTTTTACCACGAAAACTACTTTATTCGGccttttctgttttttaaTCTTTCCCGGTTGACTAAAAAGCACTGAGGTTTTTCCTTGTAAGTTCGTCAAGGTACTCCTGTGCAGTGCACCCTCTCTTTATACTCAAAGTGTAGGGTAGATGCAAATTCTGGAGGGCCTTAACTAAGAATGAAGGCACGCGCCTTACAGCGCGACTGACAAAAATCAACCATTTCCGAGGCCAATTGTTATACAAACGGAACCAGTCTCCTCTTTCCTTCTCACTCTTGTTTACTTCATTCTCTTTCTACTCTATATCTGCAATAAATCGACTAACCCTTTCAGTTATTTTCCAAAGATTATTATTCAATCTTACCGATGGATGAAAGGTTGAGGAGTGCAGCTCAATCAGGAAATATAGATGCCTTGTATGATTTAATCGAAGGTGACGCGGATGTTTTACGACGCATCGATGAGATGGAGTTCGTTGATACTCCACTGCACATAGCTGCAGCTGAAGGGCACACTGAGTTTGCAATGGGGTTGATGAACTTAAAGCCATCATTCGCTAGGAAGCTCAACCAACGCTGCTTTAGCCCCATTCACCTAGCCTTgcaagagaaacaagaaaagatgGTGGATGATCTCCTATCAATTGATAAAGATCTTGTTCGCGTCAAAGGGAGGGAGGGTTACACTCCTCTTCATCATGCAGTCAGCGAAGGAAATGTTCCGCTTCTGTCTAAATTTCTGGAGAATTGCCCCAATTCTATCTTTGATTCGACTATTCGAAAAGAGACTGCTCTGCATATTGCAgcacaaaataataatttagaaGCTTTCCAAGCCATACTGTTTTGGATTCAGAAGACACGCGAATGCCACAACatggagaaaagaagaatCCTAAACTTACAGGACAAGGATGGAAACACTGTGCTGCACATAGCCGCATCAAATAACCAAACCCAGGTACCATTTTTCTCATCCTAAGAGAAATGAGAATTTATTGGCATAGTGTTATATATCATTTGCCAATTAGTTGTGGATTTTATATACGCAGATGATCAAACTGTTAATAGAAAGCCAGAAGGTTGATAGCAATGCGGTTAATCAGAGTGGTTTTACAGCTTTGCGTGTCTTACAAGAACAAGCTCGAGTTGACAGCGGAGAGAGTGTGAACATTCTGAAACGGGCTGAAGATCCAGTCTCTCCACTGTCAGTATTTACCAAATCATCTATGGAGACGGATTTGGACCAACTGTCGTATGATATTTCGAAGATGAATATAGATACAATCAATGCGTTGCTAGTCGTATTTGCTCTGATTCTAACGATGACTTACCAAGCTCTTCTCAGCCCGCCGGGTGGTGCTGAAGCTGCGGGGAAGTCAGTCCTCAAGCCTTAcatgtttattttgttctaTACTTCAAATCTCGCAGCTTTTGCAATTACGTGGTTTTTAGCAGTGTTCATCATCCAGACAGTTGCCAGCAAAATCGCACGTTTTGTGGCTATACTATTCATTTTGATCTGGTTTTGCTACATTGTTGCACATGTTATCATATCGCCACCGCCATATGCCGGTTGGGTTGCTTTTGCTGCTGCTTACATAATTGGCAGCTCACTTTTTGTAATTGGCATGCGTATCCGTcgcaaaagaaattaatttcttactttataaatattgaatttaataccctttttataatttatataaatcaaatttttatatttttaaaatttattaatgttAGTCCAGTTGCTAATactattaaaattcttctactGAAATCATTGACATGGTATTGATTGTTAAATGAGAATTGTAAATAAATAGCGCTAGATATAAGCAAGAATAAAGAATCGGAATCaggatggaagaagaagaccacttgcaaataaatgaagaagactGAGTTGAGCAGTGCGCACCATTTTGTGAAGCAAGGAAGAAGGAAATCTGAAGTGCACCGTTTCGCTTATGCACTGTCTCTCAACTGCTGTTTTTAGAATTTCATCTGTTATTTTATTCCTTACAAATGTTAGTTAGTTGTTAGTTGTTTTAATTAACTAAGTTTTCCCTCTTCATCACCAGATTAACTAAGTTTTCCCTATCGTTTTAATTCTCATGGATTCAATTCCAACATTGGATAAAGTCTGTAGCTTGGTATTCAGAGAAGAGACATATAGGAATCTTATATTTTAGTCACTTGGATAAAGTCTGTAGTTTGGTACttggatttttttaatgaaaggTCAATTATTCCCCCTTTTAACAATTTTGTTCAAAGACAATACAACACTTCAATCAAATGCTTAACGGCAAAGAATTTGACCTAACTGATTTTTATGCAAGAATTGCCATAATTCATCACTTGTCCTGCATTGATACTCCAAAACAAAATGGAGTTATAGAAAGGAAGCACCAGCACATCCTAGTAGTGGCAAGGTTCCTTATGCATCAGCCAAAGCTCCCAATTCACTTTTGGGGAGACACAATGCTTATTAACATTCATATCATTAATAGAATACCAACCAAGGTCCTTAAAAACAAGTCACCATATCAACTACTGCACAGCAAGCCACTAGCCTATGACTACTTTAGAGTTTTTGGATGTTTGTGCTTTGTTCCACACTAGCACATAacagaaaaaattttgagagtAGAGCCAATAAATGTGTTTTTATAGGATATTCGAACTATGTAAAAGGGTATAAAGTCTATGATATGGATGCACATAAAGTCATAACACCAAGGAATGTTGTTTTCCATAAGAATGTATTCCCTTTCAACCTTTCACAGCATGATTCACGATATTCTGCTTTTTATCAAACACATGGTATGCATTCTACGTCCGTGAATGATTTTGACTTTGACCTAACAAGTTCTCCTTTACATGAGCACATATCAACTGAATTACATGTAAATGACCCTTCATCCAGTGCAGAACATGCTACCACATTAGAAAATGATAGCCATTCATATATTCCATCACCTATACATAGTATGCACATTGATGAACCTAAAACAGAAAATGATGTTGACCTTGTTGACCCAATCCAACCACTTAGGAGAAGCTCTAGACATGGACAAACACCTAAATACCTGGTAAGTA
Proteins encoded in this region:
- the LOC18586215 gene encoding serine/threonine-protein phosphatase 6 regulatory ankyrin repeat subunit B, with the protein product MDERLRSAAQSGNIDALYDLIEGDADVLRRIDEMEFVDTPLHIAAAEGHTEFAMGLMNLKPSFARKLNQRCFSPIHLALQEKQEKMVDDLLSIDKDLVRVKGREGYTPLHHAVSEGNVPLLSKFLENCPNSIFDSTIRKETALHIAAQNNNLEAFQAILFWIQKTRECHNMEKRRILNLQDKDGNTVLHIAASNNQTQMIKLLIESKKVDRNTVNQTGFTALHVLQVQAPVDSESVNTLNRAEEEVQAPSKFRRVRYFAKFEREIEEMKPDTINALLVVFALILGMSYQAVFSPPGGVLQADAGSSTKDAGKAVISPSVFVLFYT